The following proteins are encoded in a genomic region of Leptospira yasudae:
- a CDS encoding FMN-binding glutamate synthase family protein codes for MQIPGYSTILQFISENPWSSFFYALGTYTLIALIHDIVQRRHSIKHNFPLVGRIRYLFETIGPELRQYWVANDKEEMPFNRAERSWVYATAKKQNNNFGFGTTELLYEAGYPIIKHSAFPFPESKVKHLKNDTSMIPCLKVIGEFHNRKKPFRPPSVVNISAMSYGSLGKNAVSALNKGAMMAHCYQNTGEGGISPYHQLGGDIVWQIGTGYFGARDANGNFSLDLFGQKIQENPQIRMIEIKLSQGAKPGKGGILPGKKVTKQIAAIRGVPAGQDCVSPNAHSEFGTVSELIDFIERLHSASGLPVGIKSAIGEIHFWNELAERMKQTNKGPDFITIDGGEGGTGAAPLAFADHVSLPFKVGFARVYQIFQKEKLSERMAWIGSGKLGFPDRAIVAFAMGCDLINVAREAMMSIGCIQAQRCHTDHCPAGVATQNRWLQAGLDIDLKAERNANYIKGLRREVLSVTHAAGYEHPLQFRGSDIEISAGLNIFKTLETILGYERDHVHFTKMLDYTDHTYLEEYMQGVSKVEHPNHATNNHPK; via the coding sequence ATGCAAATTCCAGGTTATTCTACGATCTTGCAGTTCATTTCGGAAAATCCTTGGTCTTCTTTTTTTTACGCGTTGGGAACATACACTCTCATCGCGCTCATTCACGACATCGTTCAAAGAAGACACTCAATCAAACATAACTTTCCGCTTGTGGGAAGAATCCGATATCTATTTGAAACGATCGGACCTGAACTAAGGCAATACTGGGTCGCGAACGACAAAGAAGAAATGCCGTTCAATCGCGCGGAACGTTCCTGGGTTTATGCGACGGCAAAAAAACAAAACAACAACTTCGGATTCGGAACGACCGAACTTTTATACGAAGCGGGTTATCCGATCATCAAACACAGCGCGTTTCCGTTCCCCGAATCCAAGGTAAAACATTTAAAGAACGATACTTCGATGATCCCTTGTCTGAAGGTGATCGGAGAATTTCATAACCGCAAAAAACCGTTTCGTCCCCCTTCCGTAGTGAACATTTCCGCAATGTCCTACGGTTCTCTCGGGAAGAACGCGGTCTCCGCTTTGAACAAAGGCGCGATGATGGCGCATTGTTATCAGAATACGGGAGAAGGCGGGATCAGCCCCTATCACCAGTTAGGCGGCGATATCGTTTGGCAGATCGGAACCGGTTACTTCGGCGCAAGAGACGCGAACGGAAATTTTTCCTTGGATCTTTTCGGACAAAAGATCCAGGAAAACCCCCAAATCAGAATGATCGAAATCAAACTTTCGCAAGGCGCAAAACCGGGCAAAGGAGGAATTCTCCCCGGAAAAAAAGTCACGAAACAAATCGCTGCGATTCGAGGAGTTCCGGCGGGACAGGATTGTGTTTCGCCTAACGCGCATTCCGAATTCGGAACGGTGAGCGAATTGATCGACTTTATCGAACGGCTTCATTCCGCGAGCGGACTTCCGGTGGGAATCAAAAGCGCGATCGGAGAAATCCATTTTTGGAACGAACTCGCGGAACGGATGAAACAAACCAACAAAGGACCCGATTTCATCACGATCGACGGCGGAGAAGGAGGAACCGGTGCGGCTCCCCTCGCCTTTGCAGATCACGTTTCTCTTCCGTTCAAGGTAGGATTCGCGCGAGTTTATCAGATCTTTCAAAAGGAAAAACTCTCCGAAAGAATGGCCTGGATCGGAAGCGGTAAATTAGGATTTCCTGATAGAGCCATCGTCGCCTTCGCGATGGGATGCGATCTTATCAACGTCGCACGGGAAGCGATGATGTCCATCGGCTGCATTCAAGCGCAGCGTTGTCATACGGATCATTGTCCCGCTGGAGTCGCTACGCAAAACCGCTGGCTGCAGGCCGGACTCGATATAGATCTCAAAGCGGAACGGAACGCGAATTACATCAAAGGACTCCGCAGAGAAGTTTTGTCCGTTACGCACGCGGCGGGTTACGAACATCCTCTTCAGTTCCGAGGAAGCGATATCGAGATCAGTGCAGGACTCAATATCTTCAAGACGTTGGAAACCATTCTCGGTTACGAACGAGATCACGTTCATTTTACGAAGATGCTCGATTATACCGATCACACGTATTTGGAAGAATACATGCAGGGAGTCAGCAAAGTGGAACACCCGAATCACGCAACGAACAATCATCCGAAGTAA